In the genome of Gloeotrichia echinulata CP02, one region contains:
- a CDS encoding helicase-related protein, with the protein MQIDQLKPNVIVTGSIVSEPIEVLTVTPMGASVKLIGKGLNTNQVHQLILNAAQIAQLQATPDKEPFDGDSLHFRLGVEALRLGLAYEYDPFFALAIARVDPLPHQLEAVYNYFLKQPRIRFLLADDPGAGKTIMAGLLLKELKVRGLAKRTLIITPANLTFQWQRELKDKFREEFEVVRGDVLRANYGSNPWKEKNQVVTSVSWVSRIEDAKDSLSRSNWDLIIVDEAHKMSAYSSDDKTLAYKLGEKLSELTDHYLLMTATPHKGDPKNFCLFLELLDRDVYGDVKSLEEAMQRNSAPFYLRRTKEALVTFPEAETGKVKKLFTDRKVETIDFQIDADELYFYDDLTNYVDDQSIKASTDDSARGRALGFTMAMLQRRFASSVYAVRRSLERMRDKRQRILEDPEAYRQEQINKKIPEDFEDLTEAEQQKILGDLEGVVASIDPIKLKQEILQLNKLITQAKTLEQREIESKLVKLKEVITQKGLFQDKNMRLLIFTEHKDTLDYLVGKLRDWGLSVTQIHGGMKIGDRDTPNTRIYSEREFREDCQILVATEAAGEGINLQFCWFMINYDIPWNPVRLEQRMGRIHRYGQDRDCLIFNFVSTNTREGRVLGKLFERIRAIEVDLDPERTGKVFNVLGDIFPANQLERMIRDMYAHNLTEDVIKNRIVEQVDTERFRRISDSALEGLAKRELNLAPIVGKAAEAKERRLVPEVIEDFFIQAAPIAAVHPKENAKGQKVYRIGRIPRTLWTIGDRLESRFGKLGHEYKKITFDKNILTNDPTLEWVTPGHPLFECVRDDVLARVQEDLRRGAVFYDLYRQQPGRLDVFSAGISDGRGNKLHERLYVVQTDLDGTMTVRQPTLFLDLVVASGSESLIASLPDDTALPSRDQVEQTLIEQELNRFLGEIRTQRQKEVETISQHMEISLNTIIDKVQCQFAELIEQKESGSKEAGLDGRIKQSEDRLFELNARLEQRREELQQEGSCTITDIRHHGRAWVLPHPERTTPAIASMVGNEEIERIAVETVIAHEEARGWKVVSVEKENRGFDLISRQPHPEDPQTAIAVRFIEVKGRASVGEVALTSNEYKTAERLKQDYWLYVVFNCASSPNVHPINDPVRLGWEPLIKIEHYHVGADKILKA; encoded by the coding sequence ATGCAAATCGACCAACTAAAGCCCAATGTAATCGTTACAGGCTCTATTGTTAGCGAACCCATAGAAGTATTGACAGTCACTCCAATGGGCGCATCAGTCAAACTCATTGGTAAAGGACTCAACACCAATCAAGTTCACCAACTAATTCTCAACGCTGCTCAGATAGCACAACTGCAAGCAACTCCAGATAAAGAACCTTTTGATGGTGACTCGTTGCATTTTCGCTTAGGTGTCGAAGCTTTGCGCTTGGGTCTAGCTTACGAGTACGACCCTTTTTTTGCCCTTGCTATTGCTCGTGTTGACCCCCTCCCCCATCAACTAGAAGCAGTTTACAACTATTTTCTCAAACAGCCGCGCATCCGATTTTTACTTGCAGATGACCCCGGTGCAGGTAAAACTATTATGGCGGGACTGCTGCTGAAAGAACTCAAAGTCAGGGGATTAGCTAAACGGACGCTAATTATCACCCCTGCCAACCTAACATTTCAATGGCAGCGAGAACTCAAAGATAAATTTCGGGAAGAGTTTGAGGTGGTTCGTGGCGATGTGCTGCGGGCTAATTATGGTTCTAACCCCTGGAAAGAAAAAAATCAGGTTGTTACCTCGGTGTCTTGGGTTTCCCGCATTGAAGACGCCAAAGATAGTTTATCAAGAAGTAACTGGGATTTAATCATTGTGGACGAAGCACACAAGATGAGCGCCTACAGTTCCGATGATAAAACTTTGGCATATAAGTTGGGAGAAAAACTTTCCGAACTCACCGACCACTATTTATTAATGACAGCAACGCCCCATAAAGGCGACCCAAAAAACTTCTGTTTATTCCTAGAACTTTTAGACCGTGATGTATATGGGGATGTCAAAAGTTTAGAAGAAGCAATGCAGCGCAACAGCGCTCCATTTTATTTGCGTCGCACCAAAGAAGCTCTCGTCACATTCCCTGAAGCGGAAACAGGTAAGGTAAAAAAACTTTTCACAGACCGCAAAGTGGAAACTATTGATTTTCAAATTGATGCAGATGAGTTGTACTTTTATGACGACTTAACAAATTATGTTGATGACCAGTCTATCAAAGCTTCTACTGATGATTCAGCCCGTGGTAGAGCTTTGGGTTTTACGATGGCTATGTTGCAACGTCGTTTTGCTTCCAGCGTTTATGCGGTGCGGCGCAGTTTAGAGCGAATGCGGGACAAACGTCAAAGAATTTTAGAAGACCCTGAAGCTTATCGCCAAGAGCAGATTAATAAGAAAATTCCTGAAGATTTTGAGGATTTGACTGAGGCGGAACAGCAAAAAATTCTCGGAGATTTAGAAGGAGTTGTGGCTTCAATTGACCCTATAAAACTTAAACAAGAAATATTGCAATTAAATAAATTAATTACCCAAGCTAAAACTTTAGAACAACGCGAAATTGAATCTAAGTTGGTGAAACTGAAGGAAGTTATTACCCAAAAAGGACTATTTCAAGATAAAAATATGCGGTTGCTCATTTTTACTGAGCATAAAGATACTTTAGATTATTTGGTGGGTAAATTACGGGACTGGGGATTGTCTGTAACACAAATTCACGGCGGAATGAAAATTGGCGATCGCGATACTCCAAATACTAGAATTTACTCAGAGCGCGAATTTCGGGAAGATTGTCAAATTTTAGTAGCTACAGAAGCCGCAGGGGAAGGGATAAATCTGCAATTTTGTTGGTTCATGATTAATTATGACATCCCTTGGAATCCTGTCCGCCTGGAACAGCGAATGGGACGTATTCACCGCTATGGACAAGATAGAGATTGTCTCATTTTTAATTTTGTATCTACTAATACTCGTGAAGGCAGAGTATTAGGTAAGTTATTTGAGAGAATTCGGGCAATTGAGGTAGACCTTGACCCAGAGAGAACTGGTAAAGTTTTTAACGTACTAGGTGATATTTTCCCTGCTAACCAATTAGAGCGGATGATCCGGGATATGTACGCCCATAACTTGACAGAAGATGTCATTAAAAACCGCATTGTTGAGCAGGTGGACACTGAACGCTTTCGGCGGATTAGCGATTCGGCTTTGGAAGGATTAGCAAAGCGAGAATTAAATTTAGCACCAATTGTAGGTAAAGCTGCGGAAGCCAAAGAACGGCGTTTAGTACCAGAAGTAATTGAAGACTTTTTTATTCAAGCGGCTCCCATTGCGGCGGTTCATCCTAAAGAAAATGCTAAAGGACAAAAAGTTTACCGCATTGGGCGAATTCCCCGGACATTGTGGACAATAGGCGATCGCCTAGAATCTCGTTTTGGCAAATTGGGACATGAATATAAAAAGATTACGTTTGATAAAAACATCTTGACAAATGACCCAACATTGGAATGGGTGACACCAGGACACCCACTATTTGAGTGTGTGCGGGATGATGTTTTAGCGCGGGTTCAGGAAGACTTGCGGCGAGGTGCGGTATTTTATGATTTGTATCGCCAACAGCCTGGGAGATTGGATGTGTTCAGCGCGGGAATTTCTGATGGGCGTGGGAACAAGCTACATGAGCGCTTGTATGTGGTGCAGACTGATTTGGATGGGACGATGACAGTGCGCCAACCGACGCTGTTTTTAGATTTGGTGGTTGCGTCTGGGAGTGAATCATTAATTGCCAGCTTACCTGATGATACTGCTTTGCCTAGCCGTGACCAAGTTGAGCAAACCTTAATTGAACAGGAATTAAATCGCTTTTTGGGCGAGATTCGCACTCAGCGTCAAAAGGAAGTAGAGACGATTTCCCAGCACATGGAAATTAGCCTCAACACAATTATTGACAAAGTGCAGTGTCAGTTTGCTGAGTTGATTGAGCAGAAGGAATCAGGTTCTAAGGAAGCGGGGTTGGACGGACGCATTAAGCAGTCAGAAGACCGCTTGTTTGAATTAAATGCACGCTTGGAACAGCGACGGGAGGAATTACAGCAGGAAGGTAGCTGTACCATCACAGATATTCGCCATCACGGACGTGCTTGGGTATTACCGCACCCAGAACGTACCACCCCTGCGATCGCGTCGATGGTTGGTAATGAAGAAATTGAGCGGATTGCAGTTGAGACGGTAATCGCCCACGAAGAAGCTAGGGGATGGAAGGTGGTGAGTGTGGAGAAGGAAAATCGCGGTTTTGACCTCATTTCGCGCCAACCCCACCCCGAAGATCCACAAACAGCGATCGCAGTGAGGTTTATTGAGGTTAAGGGACGCGCCAGCGTTGGTGAGGTGGCGCTGACAAGCAATGAATATAAGACTGCTGAAAGGTTAAAGCAGGATTACTGGCTTTATGTAGTGTTTAACTGTGCTTCATCGCCAAATGTTCATCCTATTAATGACCCGGTAAGATTAGGATGGGAACCATTGATAAAAATTGAGCATTATCACGTCGGGGCAGATAAAATACTCAAGGCTTAG
- a CDS encoding Uma2 family endonuclease produces the protein MATTLHKPITLAEFLKLPETKPASEFVDNRIYQKPMPQGKHSRLQLKLCNAINQVAEQQQIALAFPELRCSFGGRSIVPDVAVFTWSRIPFDADGEFENSFDVYPDWTIEILSPEQNTTKVIRNILHCLKNGTQLGWLIDPDERLVLVFLPGQQPLEMTGDDYLPVPEFLPLNLTVTQVFAWLKPAN, from the coding sequence ATGGCAACCACGCTGCACAAACCAATTACCTTAGCAGAGTTCCTCAAGCTGCCAGAAACTAAGCCTGCTAGTGAATTTGTCGATAATCGCATCTACCAAAAACCAATGCCACAAGGCAAACATTCTCGCTTACAATTAAAACTGTGTAATGCAATTAACCAAGTAGCTGAACAACAACAAATTGCTTTAGCTTTCCCAGAATTGCGTTGTAGCTTTGGTGGTCGGTCAATTGTGCCAGATGTGGCTGTGTTTACTTGGTCAAGAATTCCTTTTGATGCTGATGGGGAATTTGAGAATAGCTTTGATGTTTATCCTGATTGGACAATTGAAATTTTATCGCCAGAACAAAATACAACTAAGGTAATTAGAAATATTCTCCACTGTCTAAAAAACGGCACTCAATTAGGTTGGTTAATTGATCCAGATGAGCGCTTGGTGCTAGTATTTTTGCCGGGACAACAGCCTTTAGAAATGACTGGCGATGATTATTTACCAGTACCAGAATTTTTACCATTGAATCTCACAGTTACACAGGTTTTCGCATGGTTAAAACCTGCTAATTGA
- a CDS encoding type II toxin-antitoxin system HicB family antitoxin has translation MKTFTAYIEWDAETKLYVGIVPGIPGAHTQGSTLDELQVNLKEVLELCLEEYQYSIEDLPQFVGLQQIEVAV, from the coding sequence ATGAAAACTTTTACAGCTTATATTGAGTGGGATGCAGAAACCAAATTATATGTGGGTATTGTCCCCGGAATTCCTGGCGCTCATACTCAGGGATCTACTTTAGATGAACTCCAGGTCAATCTTAAAGAAGTTTTGGAGTTGTGTTTAGAAGAATATCAATATTCAATAGAAGATTTACCTCAGTTCGTGGGATTACAGCAGATTGAGGTAGCAGTATGA
- a CDS encoding cytochrome c peroxidase: protein MFLGVFVIASVAIASGNFVSAQLSQNPSPLNAITSFPLATPGDPTPENPPLLTTVAEPSNLGEFVEDQTALLKLGKSLFWDMQLGSDGIQSCATCHFHAGADNRSKNQISPGLLASLKDTTFQVGGGANYQLTAADFPFHKLADPQNRTSTVISDTNDVTSSQGVFYSVFNNIVAGQSVDSTTSKPDSDGFQVNGINVRRVEPRNTPTVIDAIFNKLQFWDGSAKETFNGVNIKGAADLTAKVYKATKPNQLTAVSVSLNNSSIASLVTGPQLSPFEISADGRTLPQVGSKFLRKKGQKIKSLRPLGKQLVHPQDSVLGSESRYPKPGLDIASYDQLIRKAFKKEWWKSKSIIEVDSNGTPTILSKNDDYNESEVGQTLPTNQFSLRDWNFSLFSGLAMQEYMSTLVSNQTPFDKFQAGNTNALTVQEKSGLTVFVNNGANGGGNCNTCHTIPEFTRASVRRTAGVATTDSGNPLINSNINGFIANYGVRPAANDPGAGNTITSLFKTPGLRNIALTAPYMHNGGMATLEQVVDFYNRGRGDDGGPGVAPLNLTDAKKADLVTFLKTGLTDQRVLLQQAPFDHPQLFIPNGHPGNQFSVIPSGNTNGTPTATDQLVEIPPVGKNGVTTPQPNFLN, encoded by the coding sequence GTGTTTTTGGGAGTTTTCGTCATAGCTTCTGTGGCGATCGCTAGTGGAAATTTTGTGTCGGCGCAACTAAGCCAAAACCCATCCCCCTTAAATGCCATAACTAGTTTTCCTCTGGCTACTCCCGGAGATCCGACTCCAGAAAACCCGCCACTGCTAACGACGGTGGCTGAACCAAGTAATCTCGGAGAATTTGTTGAAGACCAAACAGCCCTACTCAAGCTAGGAAAATCCCTATTTTGGGATATGCAGCTTGGTAGCGACGGTATTCAATCCTGTGCTACTTGTCACTTTCACGCCGGAGCCGATAACAGATCCAAGAATCAAATCAGCCCTGGTCTTTTGGCATCACTCAAAGATACAACCTTCCAAGTAGGTGGTGGTGCTAATTATCAACTCACGGCGGCAGATTTTCCATTTCACAAACTTGCCGATCCTCAAAATCGCACCAGTACAGTTATTTCTGACACTAACGATGTCACCTCATCCCAAGGTGTATTTTATAGTGTTTTTAATAACATTGTTGCGGGTCAATCCGTAGATTCAACTACATCCAAGCCAGATTCAGACGGCTTTCAAGTCAATGGAATTAATGTGCGTCGAGTTGAGCCACGTAATACCCCAACAGTAATTGATGCAATCTTCAACAAACTCCAGTTTTGGGATGGTAGCGCCAAGGAAACCTTCAATGGGGTGAACATCAAAGGAGCCGCAGACCTGACTGCTAAAGTTTACAAAGCGACAAAACCAAACCAACTAACTGCAGTTTCCGTTTCCCTCAACAATTCCTCTATAGCTTCCTTAGTAACCGGACCACAATTGAGTCCATTTGAGATATCTGCAGATGGTCGTACCTTACCTCAAGTCGGTTCTAAATTTCTGCGAAAAAAAGGCCAGAAGATAAAAAGTCTCAGACCTCTAGGTAAACAACTTGTGCATCCGCAGGACAGCGTTTTAGGCTCTGAAAGTCGCTACCCTAAGCCTGGTCTAGATATTGCATCCTATGATCAGCTAATTCGCAAGGCCTTTAAGAAAGAATGGTGGAAGTCAAAGTCAATCATTGAAGTTGACAGTAATGGAACACCAACAATCCTCAGCAAAAATGATGATTATAACGAGAGCGAGGTAGGACAGACTTTACCGACAAATCAGTTTTCGCTTAGGGATTGGAACTTCTCCTTATTCTCTGGATTAGCAATGCAAGAGTATATGTCTACTCTTGTATCTAACCAGACACCTTTTGATAAATTCCAAGCGGGAAACACCAATGCTCTCACCGTCCAGGAAAAAAGTGGTCTGACTGTATTTGTCAATAATGGGGCTAATGGTGGCGGTAATTGTAACACTTGCCATACAATTCCCGAATTCACCAGGGCTTCAGTCAGAAGAACCGCAGGAGTAGCCACAACAGATTCTGGTAATCCGCTCATCAATAGTAACATTAACGGCTTCATCGCTAACTACGGTGTCAGACCAGCCGCAAATGACCCAGGCGCCGGAAACACTATCACATCACTGTTCAAAACACCTGGACTCCGTAACATCGCCTTGACAGCTCCATATATGCATAACGGTGGGATGGCTACCCTAGAACAAGTAGTAGACTTTTACAATCGTGGTCGGGGTGACGACGGTGGACCAGGTGTAGCACCATTGAACTTAACTGATGCTAAAAAAGCTGATTTGGTAACATTCTTAAAAACCGGACTCACCGATCAGCGAGTTCTCCTTCAGCAAGCACCCTTTGACCATCCCCAATTGTTCATCCCCAATGGACATCCCGGTAATCAATTTTCCGTGATTCCCAGTGGTAATACTAATGGAACTCCTACTGCTACCGATCAGCTAGTCGAAATACCACCCGTTGGTAAAAACGGTGTCACTACTCCCCAGCCAAATTTCTTGAACTAG
- a CDS encoding PAS domain-containing protein: MRIRNKMSAIANLKDKSELPVIITDHQGIVIYVNSVFEATFGWNYSDIIGQTLALILPTYFQDAHHLGFSRFSATGVSTIRLFRT; the protein is encoded by the coding sequence TTGAGGATTAGAAATAAAATGTCGGCGATCGCAAATCTCAAAGACAAGAGTGAATTACCTGTTATCATTACCGATCATCAAGGAATCGTCATCTATGTTAATTCTGTTTTTGAAGCCACGTTTGGGTGGAATTACTCAGATATTATTGGTCAAACACTTGCACTAATTCTACCTACATATTTTCAGGATGCTCACCATTTAGGGTTTTCTCGTTTTAGTGCTACAGGGGTTTCGACGATTCGGCTCTTCCGTACTTAG
- the clpB gene encoding ATP-dependent chaperone ClpB: MQPTNPNQFTEKAWEAIAHTPDIVKQYQQQQIESEHLMKALLEQEGLASGILTKAAVNLQKIRDRTEQFLQRQPKVSGSSSSVYLGRSLDTLLDRADGYRKEFEDEYISIEHLLLAYAKDDRFGKSLLQEFGLDEGKLKNIIKQIRGSQKVTDQSPEGKYDSLEKYGRDLTEAARKGQLDPVIGRDDEIRRTIQILSRRTKNNPVLIGEPGVGKTAIAEGLAQRIVAGDVPQSLKDRKLISLDMGALIAGAKFRGEFEERLKAVLKEVTESRGNIVLFIDEIHTVVGAGATQGAMDAGNLLKPMLARGELRCIGATTLDEYRKYIEKDAALERRFQQVYVDQPSVEDTISILRGLKERYEVHHGVKISDSSLVAAATLSNRYISDRFLPDKAIDLVDEAAARLKMEITSKPEELDEIDRKILQLEMEKLSLQKESDPASRERLEKIEKELADLKEEQRTLNSQWQSEKDIINKIQSVKEEIDRVNLEIQQAERDYDLNRAAELKYGKLTSLHRQLEAVESELANAQRTGKSLLREEVTEADIAEIISKWTGIPISKLVESEKEKLLHLEDELHHRVIGQTEAVTAVADAIQRSRAGLADPNRPIASFVFLGPTGVGKTELAKALAAYMFDSEDALVRIDMSEYMEKHAVSRLIGAPPGYVGYEEGGQLTEAIRRRPYAVILFDEIEKAHPDVFNIFLQILDDGRVTDAQGHTVDFKNSIIIMTSNIGSQYILDVAGDDARYDEMRRRVMEAMRNSFRPEFLNRIDELIIFHALQKQELRKIVLLQVDRLRQRLGDRKMSLRLADASLDFLAEVGYDPVFGARPLKRAIQRELETQIAKAILRGEFNDGDSIFVDVENERLSFSRLPVEVFTG; encoded by the coding sequence ATGCAACCCACTAACCCTAACCAATTTACAGAAAAAGCCTGGGAAGCGATCGCCCATACCCCGGATATTGTTAAACAATATCAGCAACAGCAGATAGAAAGCGAACACCTGATGAAGGCGCTGCTGGAACAGGAAGGTCTAGCCAGTGGTATTTTAACTAAAGCGGCTGTAAATCTCCAAAAAATCCGCGATCGCACTGAACAATTTCTGCAACGTCAGCCGAAAGTCTCTGGTAGCAGCAGTTCTGTATACTTGGGACGGAGTTTAGATACACTTTTAGATCGGGCGGATGGGTATCGCAAAGAGTTTGAAGACGAATACATCTCAATTGAACATTTATTATTGGCTTACGCCAAAGATGACCGTTTTGGCAAAAGTTTACTCCAAGAATTTGGTTTAGATGAAGGTAAGCTCAAAAATATTATTAAACAAATTCGTGGGAGCCAGAAAGTGACTGACCAAAGTCCAGAAGGAAAATATGATTCACTGGAAAAATATGGGCGTGACTTAACAGAAGCAGCGCGTAAAGGTCAACTTGATCCGGTAATTGGGCGTGATGATGAGATTCGTCGGACTATCCAAATTCTCTCCCGTCGCACCAAGAATAATCCCGTATTAATTGGGGAACCGGGTGTTGGTAAAACTGCTATAGCTGAAGGATTAGCCCAGCGGATTGTCGCCGGTGATGTTCCCCAATCCCTCAAAGACCGCAAGCTGATATCTTTAGATATGGGCGCTTTGATTGCGGGAGCAAAATTCCGGGGTGAATTTGAAGAACGTCTCAAAGCAGTATTAAAAGAAGTTACCGAATCTCGCGGCAATATTGTATTATTTATCGATGAAATTCACACCGTTGTTGGTGCTGGTGCAACTCAAGGGGCGATGGATGCAGGGAATTTATTAAAACCCATGTTGGCGCGGGGTGAGTTGCGGTGTATTGGCGCGACTACTTTAGACGAATATCGTAAATATATAGAGAAAGATGCAGCTTTAGAAAGACGTTTCCAGCAGGTTTATGTCGATCAGCCAAGTGTTGAAGATACAATTTCGATTTTACGCGGATTGAAAGAACGGTATGAAGTCCACCACGGTGTGAAAATTTCCGATAGTTCTTTAGTGGCTGCGGCGACATTATCTAATCGCTATATTAGCGATCGCTTCTTACCAGACAAAGCTATCGACTTAGTAGACGAAGCCGCAGCTAGACTGAAAATGGAGATTACCTCCAAACCAGAAGAATTGGATGAAATCGACCGCAAGATTTTACAATTAGAAATGGAAAAGCTGTCTTTGCAAAAAGAAAGCGATCCAGCTTCCCGTGAACGTCTCGAAAAAATTGAAAAAGAACTGGCGGATCTTAAAGAAGAACAAAGAACCCTCAATTCTCAATGGCAATCAGAAAAAGATATCATCAATAAAATCCAGTCGGTCAAAGAAGAAATCGACCGCGTGAATTTAGAGATTCAGCAAGCTGAACGCGACTACGACCTCAACCGCGCTGCAGAATTGAAATATGGTAAATTAACCAGTTTGCATCGCCAATTAGAAGCAGTCGAAAGTGAATTAGCAAATGCACAAAGAACAGGAAAATCCTTATTGCGCGAAGAAGTCACAGAAGCCGATATTGCCGAAATTATTTCTAAATGGACAGGAATTCCCATTAGTAAATTAGTCGAATCTGAAAAAGAGAAACTCCTACATTTAGAAGACGAACTCCACCACCGCGTCATCGGACAAACCGAAGCCGTGACCGCAGTCGCTGATGCAATTCAACGTTCTCGCGCCGGACTGGCTGACCCCAACCGTCCCATCGCTAGCTTTGTTTTCCTCGGACCGACCGGGGTGGGTAAAACCGAACTCGCTAAAGCCTTGGCGGCGTATATGTTCGACAGCGAAGACGCCTTGGTACGAATTGACATGTCCGAATACATGGAGAAACACGCCGTTTCCCGCTTAATTGGTGCGCCTCCCGGATACGTCGGTTACGAAGAAGGGGGACAACTTACAGAAGCGATTCGGCGTCGTCCTTACGCAGTCATTCTCTTCGACGAAATCGAAAAAGCCCATCCCGATGTTTTTAATATTTTCCTGCAAATTCTCGATGATGGTCGCGTGACTGATGCCCAAGGTCATACCGTAGACTTTAAGAACAGCATCATCATCATGACCAGCAACATCGGTTCCCAATACATTCTCGATGTCGCCGGCGATGATGCTCGCTACGACGAAATGCGCCGGCGTGTCATGGAAGCGATGCGAAATAGTTTCCGCCCAGAATTCCTCAACCGCATCGACGAACTCATCATCTTCCACGCCTTACAAAAACAGGAACTGCGAAAGATTGTCTTGTTGCAAGTTGATAGACTCAGGCAAAGATTAGGCGATCGCAAAATGTCCCTACGCCTTGCCGATGCATCACTTGACTTTTTGGCAGAAGTAGGATACGACCCAGTATTTGGAGCGCGTCCATTAAAGCGGGCGATACAGCGGGAGTTAGAAACCCAAATCGCCAAAGCCATCCTACGCGGAGAATTCAACGACGGCGACAGTATATTTGTTGATGTGGAAAATGAGCGGCTTTCTTTCAGTCGGTTACCTGTTGAGGTGTTTACCGGATAA
- a CDS encoding tetratricopeptide repeat protein: MNANLDNWDDDLPPEPQAAYQDLLRALKRKTGFGLYFVQCTPVEADNLIVKLPQDIQGKHIEVLRLVESIDNLYERVAEFVKNKQVDILLIKGLEYSLYKYEKRTYGAITESRFSNLESVPHILNHLNQHRERFRDDLPFCFVFLLRSFSLNYLIHRAADFFDWRSGVFELPTTPELIEQESTRLLDEADYDEYLNLSQEQKIEKILEIQDLLAEQHQTESRKVRLLRELGRLLDSAKEYEAAIASYDKALSIQPDYHQAWNNRGSALDDLGRYQEAIASYDKALSIQPDDHQAWYNRGIALRNLGRYQEAIASYDKALSIQPDDHQAWYNRGIALRNLGRYQEAIASYDKALSIQPDDHQAWYNRGIALRNLGRNEEALTKFCEAIASYDKALSIQPDDHYAWYGKACCYALQGNINQAIENLQIAINLNPEKWREWAKTDTDFDSIRDDERFQALIQE, encoded by the coding sequence ATGAACGCAAATCTAGATAATTGGGATGACGATTTACCCCCAGAACCACAAGCAGCCTATCAAGACTTACTCCGCGCACTCAAGCGCAAAACAGGCTTTGGCTTGTATTTTGTCCAATGTACACCCGTGGAAGCAGACAATTTAATTGTCAAACTTCCCCAGGATATTCAGGGTAAGCATATAGAAGTTTTGCGCTTAGTTGAATCGATTGATAATTTATATGAGCGTGTAGCTGAGTTTGTCAAAAATAAGCAAGTTGATATTTTATTGATTAAAGGTCTGGAATATTCTTTATATAAATATGAAAAAAGAACTTATGGCGCAATCACCGAAAGTAGATTTAGTAATTTAGAAAGTGTACCGCATATTTTAAATCATCTCAATCAACACCGAGAACGGTTTAGAGATGATTTACCGTTTTGTTTTGTATTTCTGTTGCGTTCATTTTCCCTCAACTATTTAATTCACCGCGCCGCAGATTTTTTTGATTGGCGTTCGGGAGTATTTGAATTACCCACTACGCCAGAATTGATAGAACAGGAATCAACCCGTTTATTAGATGAAGCAGATTATGATGAATACTTGAACCTCAGCCAAGAACAAAAAATAGAGAAAATACTGGAAATTCAAGACTTACTAGCAGAGCAACATCAGACAGAAAGTCGTAAGGTTAGGTTACTACGTGAACTCGGTAGATTATTAGATTCTGCTAAAGAATATGAAGCTGCGATCGCTTCCTATGACAAAGCCTTGTCCATTCAACCTGATTACCACCAAGCTTGGAACAACCGGGGGAGTGCGCTAGATGATTTAGGACGCTATCAAGAAGCAATCGCTTCCTATGACAAAGCCTTGTCCATTCAACCTGATGACCACCAAGCTTGGTACAACCGGGGGATTGCGCTACGGAATTTAGGACGCTATCAAGAAGCAATCGCTTCCTATGACAAAGCCTTGTCCATTCAACCTGATGACCACCAAGCTTGGTACAACCGGGGGATTGCGCTACGGAATTTAGGACGCTATCAAGAAGCAATCGCTTCCTATGACAAAGCCTTGTCCATTCAACCTGATGACCACCAAGCTTGGTACAACCGGGGGATTGCGCTACGGAATTTAGGACGCAATGAAGAAGCGTTAACGAAGTTCTGCGAAGCGATCGCTTCCTATGACAAAGCCTTGTCAATTCAACCTGATGACCACTATGCTTGGTATGGTAAAGCTTGCTGTTACGCCCTTCAAGGTAATATTAATCAAGCAATTGAAAACCTGCAAATTGCAATTAATTTAAATCCTGAAAAATGGCGTGAATGGGCAAAAACTGACACAGATTTTGATAGCATTCGCGATGATGAGCGGTTTCAGGCGTTGATTCAAGAATAG
- a CDS encoding XisI protein produces the protein MDTRLKYQDIIKSILQNHADYRTALPDGYSSQVLFDDERGQYLILDIGWSGDKYLHATPIHLSLIGEKIWIQCDDTEEGVATDLLEAGVPKQDIVLGFRHPKIRQHTGFAVA, from the coding sequence ATGGATACCCGATTAAAATACCAAGACATTATTAAAAGCATACTGCAAAATCATGCCGATTATCGCACTGCGCTACCCGATGGTTATTCCTCTCAAGTTTTATTTGATGATGAGCGGGGACAATACTTAATTTTGGATATCGGTTGGAGTGGTGATAAATATCTTCATGCTACACCGATTCATTTAAGTTTAATTGGTGAAAAAATATGGATTCAATGCGATGACACTGAAGAAGGTGTCGCCACTGATTTACTAGAAGCCGGAGTTCCTAAACAAGATATAGTTCTTGGTTTTCGTCATCCTAAAATACGACAACATACAGGTTTTGCTGTGGCGTGA